The Fulvivirga maritima genome segment ACTAATACTGAAATTACTACAGTAAATGAGCTGAAGGAGATTTTAAGTAAGTATACCAAGCGTGGCAAGGAAAATAGGTATTATGCCCAGGTTTTTCAGGCTATACGCATTGAGGTGAATGAGGAGCTCAAGGCGCTGGAAGAAGCTCTTGAGCAAAGTGCGGAAATGCTTTCGGAAGATGGTAGGCTCGTAGTGATGTCATATCATTCGCTGGAAGACAGGTTGGTAAAAAACTTTATCGCTAAGGGCAAAATGTCTGGTGAGGTAGAGAAGGATTTTTATGGGAACGTACTCAGGCCATTGGAGCCTGTAAACAGAAAGCCTATTGTGGCTGATGATAGTGAGATAGAAAGAAATAATAGAGCGCGTAGTGCGAAATTGAGAATAGGAAGGAAAATATAGTTATGGCAACGAATACCTATAGAATAAAGAACGGAGACAGTAGTGATACTGGCAGGGGAAGTATTTTCGCCAGACTGGAGAAATGGGTACGTATAGATACGGCTTTTGAGCATGGCTTACCGGTAAAGTATTTACCACATGTGCTGTTTGTAACGGCCATTGGTATATTCTACATCGGCAACAGCCACTATGCGGAAAAGAATGTTAGAAAAATAGATAGATTAAAAACAGAGGTAGAGGATTTAAGAGCGGATTATACCACGCTCAAAGCAGATTATATGTTTGCGAGTAAACAGTCTGAAGTAGCTAAAAATGTAAAAAAGCTAGGATTGAAAGAGAGTTTGCAACCACCTGAAAAAATAGTGATCGAGGATAAGTGAATATAAAGAAATCCATATTATTAAGAGTTAGGGTGGCGTTCCTTTTGGTAACGCTTTTTGCTATTGCGATAGTAGTGAAAACTGGTGTAATTCAGTTTGCGCAAGGTGAGAAGTGGAAGGAAATGGCTGAGCAGATTAATGTGAAGTATAAGAAGGTAAAGGCTACTCGAGGTAATATTTACTCTGATAATGGTAGCTTACTTGCTACTTCATTGCCTTTTTATAAGCTTGCTTTTGATGCTACCATTGCTTCTGATGATGTTTTTAACCAGGGAGTAGATTCTCTGGCTTTAATGCTTTCTAAATTTTTCAAAGATGAATCTAAACAGACCTATAAGCGTAGGCTGAAAAATGCCAGATCTAACGGTCGACAGTACCTGAGGCTTAACCGTAAAATGGTTGGTTATCAGGATAAAAAGAAGATGTCTGAGTGGCCCATTTTTAGAGAAGGACAATTGAGAGGTGGGGTGATCTTTGAAAAAGTGGATAAGAGATTTCATCCATTTGCTAACCTCAGCAAAAGGACTATTGGTTTTGTGAATGAAAACAAGAGAGGAGCGGGTTTAGAGTATAGTTTTAATGAGCAGCTGGCTGGTAAAGATGGTGAAGCTTTATATCAAAAGCTTGCAGGAGGTGGTGAAAAACCACTTTTTGATAGTAATGATATAAAAACAGAAAACGGATATGATATAGAAACTACTTTAGATATTAATCTTCAGGATGTTACTGAAACGGCTTTGCTGAAGGCACTTGAACATCATGAAGCTGACTATGGAGTGGTAGTGGTCATGGAGGTGAAAACCGGTGAAATAAAAGCCATATCTAACTTAAGCAGAAGTAGTAAAGGGTATTATTATGAAAGATATAATTACGCAGTAGGTGGCCTAAGAGAGCCTGGCTCAACTTTTAAACTGGCTACTATGATAGCCCTGCTGGAGGACACTAATATCAGTTTAAACGACAGTGTAAATACTGGTGATGGAATACTGAAGTTTTATGATAATACCGTGCGAGATCATGAGCATGGTGGTTATGGAACTATTACCGTGCAGCAAGCTTTTGAAAAGTCTTCTAACGTGGCTATGGCTAAGTTGGTAGATAAATATTTCGGGCTTAACCCAGAAAGGTATTTGCAGTATATCGATAACCTGGGCTTATCTCAACCATTGGGTTTACAGATAAAAGGAGAAGGTATACCTAAAATAAAAAGGCCAACAGATAAAGGATGGAGTGGTATCACTCTCCCTTGGATGGCGTATGGATATGGTTTGGAGCTTACACCTATTCAATCATTGGCTGTGTATAATGCTGTGGCTAATGATGGTAAGTTAATCAAGCCAATTATGGTGAAAAGTATTAGAAGAGCTGATAAGGTTTTAGAAGAATATAATACGGTAGTGCTTAATAATGAGATCTGCTCAAAAGAGACTTTGAGTAAGCTTAAAATTATGCTTGAAGGTGTGGTGGAAAGAGGTACAGCTCAAAATATTAGGAATAGCTATTATAAAATAGCAGGCAAAACAGGTACTGCTCAGATCTTAGAAAACGGAAGATATACCAGGAAGTACATCACTTCCTTTGCTGGTTACTTCCCTGCAGATGATCCTAAGTACAGTGCCATAGTGGTGATTAAAAACCCTAAAGGCTGGAAGCAGTACGGAAGTAGTGTGGCTGCTCCGGTATTTAAAGAAATAGCTGATAATATCTATTCCAGAGATATAGATATGCACAAGGCTATGCCGAAAGAGTTTATTGCAGAGAAAGATGTCTTTCCTGTGATAAAATCAGGAAACTATGAGGAGTTAAGTCTGATCTGTAATCAGTTAGGAATTTCTAACCATAGAGGTAGCAGTCAGGAAGATTGGGTAACTACAGCGTTGAAGGGAAATTCAATCTCATGGAAGGATAATCAGGTGAGCTCTAAGTTTGTGCCTGACGTAAAAGGAATGACTTTGAGAGATGCCATTTACTTACTAGAAAGTTGTGGCCTCAGAGTAAATATAAAAGGTAAAGGTAGAGTGGTGAAACAATCACAATACCCGGGAAGCAAAGCATTGAAAGGAAGTACAGTAACTATTGAATTGAGTTAATGCCCATATTAAAAGACATATTATATAAAGTATCCTTAGCATCTACCTCCGGTGACATGAGCCGTGAAGTAAATGATATTGCTTTTGATTCCAGAAAAGTGAAGGAAGGTACTTTGTTCGTGGCAGTGAGAGGAACGCAGTCTGATGGGCATGATTACATAGGATCTTCAATAGCTAAAGGAGCTAAAGTAATTGTTTGTGAAACCATGCCGGAGGCTATTGGCAGTGACGTTACTTATGTGGCGGTGAAAGACAGTGGCCGGGCCTTGGGTTTAATGGCTTCTAACTTTTATGGAGAGCCTTCCACTAAGCTAAAGCTGGTAGGAGTAACAGGTACAAATGGGAAAACCACAGTGGCTACATTACTTTTTAACCTGTTTAGCAAAATGGGTTATCATGTAGGGTTGCTCTCTACAGTAAATAATAGAATAGGAGAAGAGGTGATCCCGGCTTCTCATACTACGCCAGATCCTTTGAGCCTTAATGAGCTCTTAGCTAAAATGGTGGATGAAGGATGCGAATACGCTTTCATGGAAGTGAGTTCACATGCTATACATCAGGAGCGTATTGCCGGGCAGCTGTTTGCGGGTGCTATTTTTACTAATATCACTCATGATCATCTGGATTATCATAAAACCTTTAATGCTTATATAGCTGCCAAGAAAAAGTTGTTTGATGATTTACCTGCTTCGGCTTTTGCTTTGGTAAATGTAGATGATAAACGAGGCCGAATAATGTTGCAAAACACAAAGGCATCTAAAAATACATTTGCGCTTAAAAGTGTAGCTGAGTTTAAAGGAAAGATTATAGCTAACACTATTCAGGGCTTGGAAATGGACATTAATAATAAGAGTGTTTGGTTCAGGCTCATAGGAGATTTTAATGCTTATAATCTATTGGCAGTATATGCTACTTCTATTCTTTTAGAGCAGGATGCTGATGATGTGCTTACTCAGCTGTCATTATTAGAAGGAGCGCCAGGAAGGTTCGAGCAGGTGATATCTGCGGCTAAAATTACCGCTATAGTAGATTATGCGCATACGCCTGATGCACTGCAGAATGTGCTGGAAACTATCAGTAATTTCCGCACGGGTAATGAGCAGGTAATAACCGTGGTAGGCTGTGGTGGAAACAGAGATAAAACAAAAAGGCCTTTAATGGCATCCATCGCTTGTAAATGGAGTGATAAGGTGATCCTTACCTCTGATAATCCCAGAGACGAAGATCCATTAGAGATCATAAAAGAGATGCAGGAAGGAGTAAGTCCTGTAGACTATAAAAAGACAATAGTGATGACCGATAGAGAAGAGGCAATTAAAACCTCTTGTATGATGGCCGGAGAGAATGATATAATACTTGTGGCTGGTAAAGGGCATGAGACTTATCAGGAAATAAAGGGCGTAAAACATCCTTTTGATGATAAGGAAGTATTGGGTAGAATGTTAAACTTATTTGCGAACTGAGATAGATGCTATACTATATTTTTGACTATCTGGAGAAACATTTTGATTTGATTGGAGCGAGTGTATTTCAATACATATCGTTTCGAGCAGGTATGGCTGCGCTTATCTCTTTGTTAATAACCATTACGTTCGGGAAACAGCTTATCAACTACCTGAGAAGAAAGCAGGTGGGTGAAACCGTAAGAGACCTTGGTCTTGAAGGGCAGATGGAAAAGAAGGGGACGCCAACTATGGGCGGAATTATCATTTTAAGTGGTATTCTGGTACCGGTGCTTCTTTTTGCCAAGCTAGATAATGTGTATGTAATCTTATTAATTGTAACTACTATCTGGTTAGGGGTTATTGGTTTTCTTGATGATTATATCAAAGTATTCAGAAAGAATAAGGATGGTCTTGCTGGTAAGTTTAAAATAGTAGGGCAGATAGGTATAGGCCTTATTGTAGGCGTTACTCTTTATTTTAATGATGATGTGGTAATTAGAGAATACTCTGATACTCGTGTAGTGGAGAATAATGAAATAGTGAGAGAGTATGAAGATGTAAAGTCTACCAAAACCACCGTACCATTTTTTAAGAATAATGAGCTTGATTACGATAATGTATTCTCGTTTTTAGGCCATGATTATACTTGGTTGATTTATGTACTGATAGTGATTTTTATAATTACTGCGGTATCTAATGGGGCCAATATTACTGATGGAATTGATGGGCTCGCGGCGGGGACATCCGCCATTATTGGGCTCACACTGGCCATCTTTGCCTATTTATCGGGCAGGGTGGATTTTAGTGATTATCTCAATATCCTGCATATTCCTAACCTGGGAGAAGTGGTGATTTTTTGTACTGCTTTTGTAGGAGCCTGTTTGGGCTTTTTGTGGTATAATTCATACCCGGCTCAGGTGTTTATGGGCGACACAGGTAGTCTTTCATTAGGAGGAATCATTGCAGTAATAGCATTGGTAGTAAGAAAGGAATTGATGATTCCTTTGTTATGCGGCGTATTTCTGATAGAGAATCTGTCAGTGATACTACAGGTGTCTTATTTTAAGTACACCAGAAAGAAATATGGAGAAGGTAGAAGGATATTTTTAATGTCACCACTACATCACCATTACCAAAAGAAAAATTTACATGAAGCGAAAATAGTTACTCGTTTTTGGATAGTAGGAATACTATTGGCCATTATAAGCTTGGCCACCCTTAAGCTGAGATAGCGTTTTCGTAAAGGCTAGTGATGTTGGAATTATAAGAATGTGCAAAATTTAAATTCTTGATAATGATAACAGTAGCGGACATTTATTTAAAGATATTTTCATTGATGATGGAAATGATGAAAAAAGTCACAAAACCTGTAAGGAAGCGCTTTTTCATGGTTTTTACATCAATAAGAGAGATGGAACAGTTACAAATTGAATGGTAAAAAGTAAGGTAACCATATTAGGAGCGGGAGAGAGCGGTACAGGCGCAGCGCTTTTGGCTAAAGCCAAAGGCTATGATGTGTTTGTATCTGATGCCGGCACTATCAAAGACAGCTATAAAGCAGAGCTGGTAGCCGCAGCTATTGTCTTTGAAGAAGGTACGCATACTCAGGAAGAAATTCTGAGCTCTTCTCTTATTATTAAAAGCCCCGGTATACCTGAAAAAGCAGAAATCATTCAAAAGAGTAAAGAGAAGCAAATAGACATTATTGATGAAATAGAGTTTGCTTCTAGTTTTACTCAAGCGGCCATTATTGCTATTACGGGCACTAATGGTAAGACTACAACTACTTTGCTTACCTACCACTTGCTCAAAGAAGCAGGGCTTAGCGTAGGCTTGGCAGGTAACGTAGGGCACAGCCTGGCCAAACAGGTAATAGAAGATAAGTTCGATTACTATGTAGTTGAAATGAGCAGCTTTCAGCTAGATGGAACGAAAGCTTTTAAGCCATTTATTGGAGTGCTTTTAAATATCACTCCTGATCATTTGGATAGATATAATTACCAGTTATCTAATTATGTCGAGTCTAAGTTCGGCTTAATTAAGAATATGGATAAGGCTGATCACTTCATCTATTATAAGGATGATGAATTGGTGACTGCTGGTCTTGCAGAGAGAGGTTTTAGCGGAATTAAGCATGAAGTGTCTCTAAGTAGCAAGGCTGAAAATTATTTGTCAGGATCAGAAATGAATTTTGATAATGACATAGTTATTAGTCAGGATGAGACTGCTTTAAGAGGGCCTCATAACGCTATCAATATGATGTCAGCCATTCGGGCGGCTATGATAGTGGGTGTTGGAGAACAAGTCATTCGAGAAGGATTAAAAAGCTTTAAGAATGCGCCTCACAGGCTGGAATATGTAACCACTATCAATGAAGTGGATTTCATAAATGATTCTAAGGCTACCAATGTTGATTCTGTGAAATATGCTTTAGATAGCTTTAGTGAGCAGTTGATATGGATAGCCGGTGGAATAGACAAAGGAAATGATTATGACCTGATCATGGAGCGGGTAAATGCTAAAGTGAAAGCTTTGATATGCCTGGGTAAAGACAATGCTAAGCTTAGAAGTACTTTTCATGATCAGATAATAGATCTACTGGAAACAGATAATATAAAAGATGCAGTTCGTTCTGCATTGCAGTATGCGAAGGCGCATGATGTGGTATTACTTTCACCTGCATGTGCCAGTTTCGACCTTTTTAATAGTTATATAGATCGTGGAGATCAGTTTAAAAAGGCTGTATTAGAATTGAAAGAAGAATTTGAAAGTAAGAAAATTGAGCAATGACTAAGATCAAGGCATGGGTAGATGAGCATTTGAAGGGAGATCCTGTGATCTGGGCTGTGGTGTTTGCACTATCGCTGATCAGTATTCTGGTAGTGTATAGTGCTACGGGTACACTGGCTTTTAAGCACATGAAAAACCCTGAAAGCTATTTGCTGAAGCATACTGTCCTGATTGGGGTGGGGCTTTTTGCTATGTGGCTGGCTCATAGAGTAGATTATAGATATTATTCCAGAATATCACGCCTGGCGCTATGGGTGAGTGTACCGCTATTGTTATATACATTCACTAATGGAGTAAGCCTTAATGATGCATCTCGTTGGATTAGTGTGCCTATTATTCATGCTACTTTTCAGCCGTCTGATTTAGCCAGTTTGGCGTTAATAACCAGTTTGGCCAGCATGCTTTCTAAAAGACAGCAGAATATAGCCGATTTTAAAGAGTCATTAATTCCAATACTGATATGGTGTGGTGTTATCTGTGGTTTAATAGCATTGACCAACCTGTCATCAGCTATTTTATTATTCCTAACCTGTATGCTTATCATGTTTATAGGTAGGGTGCCAGTAAAGTATTTGGCTATGTTGGTTTTTGTGGGAGCACTTGCAGGGGTAGTTGCTTTGAAGTTTGGGGTGAGAGGAGAAACTGCAAAAAGCCGTATAGAGAGTTTTTTAAATGAAGATAAACTGCCTTTTCAGGCTATGCAGGCTCGTCTGGCAGTGGCTACTGGCGGTGTGGCGGGCAAAGGTCCTGGTCAAAGTCAGCAAAGAAATATATTGCCTCACCCATATTCAGATTTTGTTTATGCAATAATCATAGAAGAGTATGGTATGATAGGAGGTGTAGTAGTATTGGTGCTTTATCTGGTGCTACTCTCCAGGGGGATGAAGGCCGTGGTAAATAGTGAGCGTGCTTACGGAGGGCTGTTGTCAGCCGGGCTTAGCTTCTCACTGGTATTACAGGCGCTGGTGAATATGGGAGTAGTAGTAGGCTTGGGGCCTGTTACAGGTTTGCCATTGCCCATGGTAAGTATGGGAGGAACATCTCTATTATTTACAGGTTTATCACTAGGTATAATATTGAGTGTAAGCCGAGGAGAGACTGATACCAGCTGGAAAGAAAGTTCAGGAATAATGAAAAATGTAGCGAGAGCAGCATAAATAGATTGAGTAATAACAAAACATATCGATTCATTATAAGTGGTGGTGGCACCGGAGGTCATATTTATCCTGCTATTGCGGTAGCTAATGAAATAAAGCATCGTTATGCTGATGCTGAAATTTTGTTTGTAGGTGCTGAGGGTAAAATGGAAATGACTAAAGTGCCAGAGGCTGGCTATGAAATAAAAGGCCTGTGGATAAGCGGACTTCAAAGAAGGTTAACTGTAGATAATCTGCTTTTTCCTGTTAAGCTGATCTCAAGCTACATGAAGGCGAAGAAGCTGGTGAAACAGTTTAAGCCTGATGCCGTGATTGGTTTTGGTGGCTATGCTA includes the following:
- a CDS encoding FtsW/RodA/SpoVE family cell cycle protein, coding for MTKIKAWVDEHLKGDPVIWAVVFALSLISILVVYSATGTLAFKHMKNPESYLLKHTVLIGVGLFAMWLAHRVDYRYYSRISRLALWVSVPLLLYTFTNGVSLNDASRWISVPIIHATFQPSDLASLALITSLASMLSKRQQNIADFKESLIPILIWCGVICGLIALTNLSSAILLFLTCMLIMFIGRVPVKYLAMLVFVGALAGVVALKFGVRGETAKSRIESFLNEDKLPFQAMQARLAVATGGVAGKGPGQSQQRNILPHPYSDFVYAIIIEEYGMIGGVVVLVLYLVLLSRGMKAVVNSERAYGGLLSAGLSFSLVLQALVNMGVVVGLGPVTGLPLPMVSMGGTSLLFTGLSLGIILSVSRGETDTSWKESSGIMKNVARAA
- a CDS encoding FtsL-like putative cell division protein; translation: MATNTYRIKNGDSSDTGRGSIFARLEKWVRIDTAFEHGLPVKYLPHVLFVTAIGIFYIGNSHYAEKNVRKIDRLKTEVEDLRADYTTLKADYMFASKQSEVAKNVKKLGLKESLQPPEKIVIEDK
- a CDS encoding penicillin-binding protein, coding for MNIKKSILLRVRVAFLLVTLFAIAIVVKTGVIQFAQGEKWKEMAEQINVKYKKVKATRGNIYSDNGSLLATSLPFYKLAFDATIASDDVFNQGVDSLALMLSKFFKDESKQTYKRRLKNARSNGRQYLRLNRKMVGYQDKKKMSEWPIFREGQLRGGVIFEKVDKRFHPFANLSKRTIGFVNENKRGAGLEYSFNEQLAGKDGEALYQKLAGGGEKPLFDSNDIKTENGYDIETTLDINLQDVTETALLKALEHHEADYGVVVVMEVKTGEIKAISNLSRSSKGYYYERYNYAVGGLREPGSTFKLATMIALLEDTNISLNDSVNTGDGILKFYDNTVRDHEHGGYGTITVQQAFEKSSNVAMAKLVDKYFGLNPERYLQYIDNLGLSQPLGLQIKGEGIPKIKRPTDKGWSGITLPWMAYGYGLELTPIQSLAVYNAVANDGKLIKPIMVKSIRRADKVLEEYNTVVLNNEICSKETLSKLKIMLEGVVERGTAQNIRNSYYKIAGKTGTAQILENGRYTRKYITSFAGYFPADDPKYSAIVVIKNPKGWKQYGSSVAAPVFKEIADNIYSRDIDMHKAMPKEFIAEKDVFPVIKSGNYEELSLICNQLGISNHRGSSQEDWVTTALKGNSISWKDNQVSSKFVPDVKGMTLRDAIYLLESCGLRVNIKGKGRVVKQSQYPGSKALKGSTVTIELS
- a CDS encoding UDP-N-acetylmuramoyl-L-alanyl-D-glutamate--2,6-diaminopimelate ligase, which encodes MPILKDILYKVSLASTSGDMSREVNDIAFDSRKVKEGTLFVAVRGTQSDGHDYIGSSIAKGAKVIVCETMPEAIGSDVTYVAVKDSGRALGLMASNFYGEPSTKLKLVGVTGTNGKTTVATLLFNLFSKMGYHVGLLSTVNNRIGEEVIPASHTTPDPLSLNELLAKMVDEGCEYAFMEVSSHAIHQERIAGQLFAGAIFTNITHDHLDYHKTFNAYIAAKKKLFDDLPASAFALVNVDDKRGRIMLQNTKASKNTFALKSVAEFKGKIIANTIQGLEMDINNKSVWFRLIGDFNAYNLLAVYATSILLEQDADDVLTQLSLLEGAPGRFEQVISAAKITAIVDYAHTPDALQNVLETISNFRTGNEQVITVVGCGGNRDKTKRPLMASIACKWSDKVILTSDNPRDEDPLEIIKEMQEGVSPVDYKKTIVMTDREEAIKTSCMMAGENDIILVAGKGHETYQEIKGVKHPFDDKEVLGRMLNLFAN
- the murD gene encoding UDP-N-acetylmuramoyl-L-alanine--D-glutamate ligase, giving the protein MVKSKVTILGAGESGTGAALLAKAKGYDVFVSDAGTIKDSYKAELVAAAIVFEEGTHTQEEILSSSLIIKSPGIPEKAEIIQKSKEKQIDIIDEIEFASSFTQAAIIAITGTNGKTTTTLLTYHLLKEAGLSVGLAGNVGHSLAKQVIEDKFDYYVVEMSSFQLDGTKAFKPFIGVLLNITPDHLDRYNYQLSNYVESKFGLIKNMDKADHFIYYKDDELVTAGLAERGFSGIKHEVSLSSKAENYLSGSEMNFDNDIVISQDETALRGPHNAINMMSAIRAAMIVGVGEQVIREGLKSFKNAPHRLEYVTTINEVDFINDSKATNVDSVKYALDSFSEQLIWIAGGIDKGNDYDLIMERVNAKVKALICLGKDNAKLRSTFHDQIIDLLETDNIKDAVRSALQYAKAHDVVLLSPACASFDLFNSYIDRGDQFKKAVLELKEEFESKKIEQ
- the mraY gene encoding phospho-N-acetylmuramoyl-pentapeptide-transferase codes for the protein MLYYIFDYLEKHFDLIGASVFQYISFRAGMAALISLLITITFGKQLINYLRRKQVGETVRDLGLEGQMEKKGTPTMGGIIILSGILVPVLLFAKLDNVYVILLIVTTIWLGVIGFLDDYIKVFRKNKDGLAGKFKIVGQIGIGLIVGVTLYFNDDVVIREYSDTRVVENNEIVREYEDVKSTKTTVPFFKNNELDYDNVFSFLGHDYTWLIYVLIVIFIITAVSNGANITDGIDGLAAGTSAIIGLTLAIFAYLSGRVDFSDYLNILHIPNLGEVVIFCTAFVGACLGFLWYNSYPAQVFMGDTGSLSLGGIIAVIALVVRKELMIPLLCGVFLIENLSVILQVSYFKYTRKKYGEGRRIFLMSPLHHHYQKKNLHEAKIVTRFWIVGILLAIISLATLKLR